Proteins from one Rosa chinensis cultivar Old Blush chromosome 7, RchiOBHm-V2, whole genome shotgun sequence genomic window:
- the LOC112175235 gene encoding 6,7-dimethyl-8-ribityllumazine synthase, chloroplastic isoform X2: MASAASASSTRCLVRSRLPLGECQHHRNNGIALLPQLPKPLISLSSSSKAAAIAIAISTATASERKERSSFARTAAVRHLVGSVTTAHGLRFAVVVARFNEIVTKPLLEGALTTFNNYSVQEEDIDVVWVPGSFEIGVVAQRLGSSGRYHAVLCIGAVIRGDTTHYDAVANSAASGVLSAGLKSDVPCIFGVLTCDNMEQALNRAGGKSGNKGVETALTANYMMKYFKEDE; the protein is encoded by the exons ATGGCCTCTGCTGCTTCGGCTTCAAGCACTAGGTGCTTAGTTCGTTCACGCCTCCCACTCGGCGAATGTCAGCATCATCGTAATAACGGGATTGCACTGCTTCCCCAGTTACCCAAAcccctcatctctctttcttcttcttccaaag CTGCTGcaattgcaattgcaatttcAACTGCAACTGCAAGTGAGAGGAAGGAGCGTTCCTCTTTTGCTCGAACTGCGGCTGTTCGGCATCTGGTGGGTTCCGTTACCACAGCTCACGGCCTTCGTTTCGCAGTG GTTGTAGCACGGTTTAATGAGATTGTCACAAAGCCATTGCTAGAGGGAGCCTTAACTACTTTCAACAATTATTCTGTTCAAGAAGAGGACATTGAT GTGGTATGGGTTCCTGGTAGCTTTGAGATTGGTGTAGTTGCACAGAGGCTTGGAAGTTCGGGGAGATATCATGCAGTTTTATGCATTGGAGCTGTG ATAAGAGGTGATACAACCCACTACGATGCTGTTGCTAATTCAGCTGCATCCGGAGTGCTTTCAGCTGGTTTAAAATCAG ATGTTCCATGCATATTCGGTGTCTTAACTTGTGATAATATGGAGCAG GCTTTAAATCGAGCTGGTGGTAAATCTGGAAATAAGGGTGTAGAGACTGCCTTGACAGCT AATTATATGATGAAGTACTTCAAAGAGGATGAATGA
- the LOC112175235 gene encoding 6,7-dimethyl-8-ribityllumazine synthase, chloroplastic isoform X3: MASAASASSTRCLVRSRLPLGECQHHRNNGIALLPQLPKPLISLSSSSKAAAIAIAISTATASERKERSSFARTAAVRHLVGSVTTAHGLRFAVVVARFNEIVTKPLLEGALTTFNNYSVQEEDIDVVWVPGSFEIGVVAQRLGSSGRYHAVLCIGAVIRGDTTHYDAVANSAASGVLSAGLKSGFKSSWW; the protein is encoded by the exons ATGGCCTCTGCTGCTTCGGCTTCAAGCACTAGGTGCTTAGTTCGTTCACGCCTCCCACTCGGCGAATGTCAGCATCATCGTAATAACGGGATTGCACTGCTTCCCCAGTTACCCAAAcccctcatctctctttcttcttcttccaaag CTGCTGcaattgcaattgcaatttcAACTGCAACTGCAAGTGAGAGGAAGGAGCGTTCCTCTTTTGCTCGAACTGCGGCTGTTCGGCATCTGGTGGGTTCCGTTACCACAGCTCACGGCCTTCGTTTCGCAGTG GTTGTAGCACGGTTTAATGAGATTGTCACAAAGCCATTGCTAGAGGGAGCCTTAACTACTTTCAACAATTATTCTGTTCAAGAAGAGGACATTGAT GTGGTATGGGTTCCTGGTAGCTTTGAGATTGGTGTAGTTGCACAGAGGCTTGGAAGTTCGGGGAGATATCATGCAGTTTTATGCATTGGAGCTGTG ATAAGAGGTGATACAACCCACTACGATGCTGTTGCTAATTCAGCTGCATCCGGAGTGCTTTCAGCTGGTTTAAAATCAG GCTTTAAATCGAGCTGGTGGTAA
- the LOC112175235 gene encoding 6,7-dimethyl-8-ribityllumazine synthase, chloroplastic isoform X1 encodes MASAASASSTRCLVRSRLPLGECQHHRNNGIALLPQLPKPLISLSSSSKAAAIAIAISTATASERKERSSFARTAAVRHLVGSVTTAHGLRFAVVVARFNEIVTKPLLEGALTTFNNYSVQEEDIDVVWVPGSFEIGVVAQRLGSSGRYHAVLCIGAVIRGDTTHYDAVANSAASGVLSAGLKSDVPCIFGVLTCDNMEQALNRAGGKSGNKGVETALTACYWCPRSVSISTHKKI; translated from the exons ATGGCCTCTGCTGCTTCGGCTTCAAGCACTAGGTGCTTAGTTCGTTCACGCCTCCCACTCGGCGAATGTCAGCATCATCGTAATAACGGGATTGCACTGCTTCCCCAGTTACCCAAAcccctcatctctctttcttcttcttccaaag CTGCTGcaattgcaattgcaatttcAACTGCAACTGCAAGTGAGAGGAAGGAGCGTTCCTCTTTTGCTCGAACTGCGGCTGTTCGGCATCTGGTGGGTTCCGTTACCACAGCTCACGGCCTTCGTTTCGCAGTG GTTGTAGCACGGTTTAATGAGATTGTCACAAAGCCATTGCTAGAGGGAGCCTTAACTACTTTCAACAATTATTCTGTTCAAGAAGAGGACATTGAT GTGGTATGGGTTCCTGGTAGCTTTGAGATTGGTGTAGTTGCACAGAGGCTTGGAAGTTCGGGGAGATATCATGCAGTTTTATGCATTGGAGCTGTG ATAAGAGGTGATACAACCCACTACGATGCTGTTGCTAATTCAGCTGCATCCGGAGTGCTTTCAGCTGGTTTAAAATCAG ATGTTCCATGCATATTCGGTGTCTTAACTTGTGATAATATGGAGCAG GCTTTAAATCGAGCTGGTGGTAAATCTGGAAATAAGGGTGTAGAGACTGCCTTGACAGCT TGCTACTGGTGTCCCAGAAGTGTAAGCATTTCTACACATAAAAAGATATGA